The region CCGTCGTGCTCCTCGGCTGGGCCCTGGAGCTCCCCCGGCTGAAGTCAATCTTGCCCGGGGCCGTCACCATGAAGCCCAACACGGCCCTCGGGTTTCTGCTCGCGGGCCTGGCGCTGACGCTCCTGTCGGGCGCGCCGGCCCGCTGGGCGCGCCGGACGGCGCAGGTCCTGGCGTGCCTCCTGCTCGCCCTCGGGCTGCTCACGATCCTCGAGTACGCCGCGGGGCTCGACCTGCGAATCGACCAGGCGCTCTTCCGCGACGAATCGCACCCCGCGCACACCCTGGTCGCCGGCCGGATGTCTCCCGCCACCGCGGTCTCCTTCGCGCTCCTGGGCGCCTCTCTGCTCCTCGCCTCCCAGGCCCGCCTGGCCCTCCTCACCGAGCTTTTCGCCCTATTTCCGGGGCTTCTCGGCCTCGTGGCCTTCCACGGCTACGTCTACGGAGTCCCGAACCTCCACGGGGAGGGGCTCATCACCTACGTCGCGATCCACACGGCCACGGGCCTGCTCTTCCTCGCGGTCGGAACACTCCTCGTGCTCCCGCACGGCCACGTGCGACGCCACTTCTCCGAGCAAAGCCTGGCCGGAACGCTCGCCCGGTGGTCCCTCCCGGCCGCGGTGCTCGTCCCCGCCCTTCTCGGCTGGGCCAAACTCCTCGTCGAGGGGCTGGGCCTGGTCTCGCCACGGACCGGCACGGCCCTCCTGATTTCGACCCAGGTGGCGCTCATGCTCTGGCTGGTCTGGCGCACGGTCCGCCTGGCGGCGCGGCTCGAGGGGCAGCTCCGCGTGGCGGGGCGAATGGCCGCGGTGGGCACCTTCGCGTCGGGGGTGGCGCACGAGATCAATAACCCCCTGACGTACGTGATAGGCAACGTGAGTCTCGCGGCCGAGAGGATGCCCGAGCTCGTAGTCCAGCTCGAGAGCGCCATCGGCACCTGCGACGCCATCCACGACTGCCCGGCGATCCAGAAGTCCCGGCCCGTCTGCCGCGCGGTGGCGGACAGCCTGCGCGAGACCGAGGTCTCACTCCAGGAGGCCCAGCAGGGCGCGGAGCGCGTACGCCAGATCGTGCGGGACCTGCGAACGTTCTCGCGCGCGGAGGACCCCGGGGCCCAGATCCCCGCCGCCGTGACCCCGGCTCTGCAGGCCGCGGTGAATCTCTGCCGGAACGAGCTCCGCCACCACGCGCGGGTCGTCGAGGAGTACGAGCCGTCGCCGCTCGTCCTCGGCAACCCGTCCCGCATGGGACAGATCTTCGTCAACCTGCTCTCGAACGCCGCGCAGGCCATCCCCGAGGGGCACGCCGAGGCCAACGAGGTGCGCGTGCGCTGCGCTACCGACGACGAGGGCTTCGCCGTGGTGGAGATCTCGGACACGGGAGGTGGCATCCATCCGGAGCACCTGCCGCGCATCTTCGACCCCTTCTCCACCACCAAGCCGGTGGGGCAGGGAACCGGCCTTGGCCTCTCGATCTGTCGCAGCCTCGTGGAGGAGCTCCACGGGACCGTCGACGTCCAGAGCTCCCCCGGACACGGAACGCGGTTCCGGGTCCGCCTGCCGCCGGCGTCACCGGCCAAGGCCGGTGAGCTCGGTGGCCCAGCCACGGGGGCGCGGCGGCCAGACCCCGTCGCCCCACCCGCGGTCAGGAAGCGGATCCTGATCGTCGATGACGACGCGATGGTGGCAGGGACCCTGCGCCGCGTCCTCGGCCAGGAATACGAGCTCACGCTCTGCGCCGGGGGAAAGGAAGCCCTGACCTTGCTCGCGTCGGACGCTCGCTTCGACCTCGTGCTCTGCGACCTGATGATGCCGGAGACCTCCGGGGCGCAGGTCTACGACGCCGTTGCGACCCGCCACCCGGAGCTGCTCCGGCGCTTCGCCTTCATCACCGGCGGCGCCTTCAGCGGGGCCGCCCGCCAGGCGCTCGAGCGTGCGCCCGTCCCCTGCTTTGAGAAGCCCTTCCAGGTGGACGCGCTCCGGGAGCGCGTGCGCCAGCTGCTTTCCTGAGGCCTTCGAGGGGCGTCCTGGGGTAGCGTAGGCCGCATGGAGGTCCCCATGCGAAGGTCCCTGACGGCCGCCGTGGTCCAGCTCTGCAGCCGTCAGGAGGTCACCGAGAACCTGCGACGCTGCGAAGCGCTCGTGGCGCAGGCCGCAGCCCGCGGGGCGGAGCTCGTGGTGCTGCCCGAGAACTTCGCCTACATCGGGCAGCTCTCGACCAAGCTGAAGCTCGCCGAGCCCCTCGATGCCGAGCGTCCCGGCCCCATCCTGGGCGCGATGCGAGCCCTCGCGCAGCGCGAGAAGGTGCACCTGCTCCTCGGCGGCACGCCCACCTCTACCGACGATCCGGCGCGCTTCCGCAACACGGCGATCCTGCTCTCGCCCGAGGGGAAGCTCCTCGCCGCGTATCACAAGCTGCACCTCTTCGACGTGAACATCCCCGACGGGGCGGTCTTCCGCGAGTCCGAGCACGTGGCGCCCGGGGAGGAGCTCGCGACCACGGAGGTGCTGGGCGCGACGCTCGGCCTCTCCATCTGTTACGACCTGCGCTTTCCGGAGCTGTACCGAGAGCTGGTCCGGCGCGGCGCCACGGTCGTCTGCGTCCCCGCCGCGTTCACGCTCCACACGGGCAAGGATCACTGGCTCCCGCTGCTCCGGGCGCGCGCGATCGAGAACCAGGTCTACGTGCTCGCGGCCGGTCAGTACGGCCGCCACACCGAGAGCCGCGCCAGCTACGGCAAGAGCTGCATCATCGACCCGTGGGGCGCCGTCGTCGCGCAGGCCTCCGACGCCGAGGGAATCGCGGTGGCGGAGCTGGACCTCGACTACCTGGCCAAGGTGCGGCGCGAGCTCCCCTGCCTCGGACACCGACGCCTCTGAGCCCTTGCCCGGCGAAGACGACCCCGGCTCGCTTCGGCGCGGCTATCCCTCCCCCTTCGGTCGCCCTCGCCGCAGGTCGGCAAGCCGCGCCGCGGCCAGCGCCTGCCGCAGGACCGGATCCGCCACGGGAGCCACCGCCTCGTCCACGGCTCGCGCCTCTTCGGGCGTGGGAGGAGCCGGGGGCTCTCGCACGGCCGCGGGCTGGCGCGGCGGGGCGGGCGGCCGGACCTTCCCCACCACCAGCCGGATCCCCTTGACGAGCGTGCGTCCGAGAGTGGCGTTGATCCGCGTCGCCAGCTCCGTCTTCAGGAACGAGAGCTCGTTCAGCCAGGCGCTGGACGAGACGGTCACCGTGAGCTGGCCGTCTCGCACCGAGCCCGGCTCCGTGCGACTGGCCACGCGCTCCCCCACGAGCTCGGGCCACCGGGCGAGGAGCTCGTGCTGCTCCAGCTCGTGGTCCAGGTGCTGGTCCTTGACCCAGCGGGCGAGGAGCGCCCCCGCCCGCTCGGGCCCACGGCGGGGCCGATAGCGCTCCTTCTCGGAGCGCCGATGGCGCCAGGGGCGCACGGGGCGTGACTCGTCACCGCGTCGCATCGTCTCAGGCAGCTTACCGCCAAGCGCGCACCGTTGCCCATCCTCCCAGCGCCGCAAGGCCCCGGCCTGCGGGCAGCCGTTCCGCCCGCTCGACGGACCAACCTCGGGTGGTCCGCCGGCTTGGCCTTGACTTGCATGGGCCATTGGGGTAAACGCTCTGGGCCTCGGGCCAGCGAGATCCCCTGCGATCCAGCAAACTTGGCCATCCGTTTCGCGGCGGAGTCGAAGCAACCAGGAGGTCGTGCATGCGCCCCGCAGCAGTCGCTCTCGTCGGACTCGGCCTCATTTCGTGGGCCTCGACCGCGCGGGGCGACCAGATCGTCGAGCTCGTGGATCACACGAAGATCGTGGGCTCGCTCCTTCATTACTACGACGGCGTGATGACCGTGCAGCTCCCGAACGGGAGCAAGGTGCGCCTGCCGGACCAGAAGATCTTGAAGCTGCACTTCAAGCTCCCCAAGCCGAGGCCCGAGCTCTCCACCCCGCAGAAGAGCTTCCAGCGGCTGCGGCAGGCGGCCGTCAAGGGGGACCTGACCACCTACGTGGACTCGCACTCCGCCTACTACCAGATGTTCCTCACCCACCAGATCGAGGTCGCCACCCCGCCCAAGTTCGTCAAGCAGCTGCAGCAGGAGTGGGGGAGCGTGCAGCTCGAGGTGGTGGACACCAAGGTCACGGGCGCCTCCGCCGTGATGAAGGTCCGACGGAAGAAGGGGACCGACGCGCAAGAGGGCGAGCTCCGGTTCGTCAAGGAGAACTCCGAGTGGAAGATGATTCTGCCGCTCTAACCCTTGGGGAACGGCCCCCCTACCGTCGAGACTCTCGCCCTTGATGAAACGCCTCCTCGTCGGGTTGCTGTTGGCCGTGGGCGCTGCCCAGGTGGCGCACGCCTCGCCCGGAGGCCTGTTCGGCGCCCCCGAGGGGCCGAAGCGCTGGGCTCCCGTGCGATGGGGAGCTCCGGCGGCACCTGAGCGCGGGCCAGGGGCGGGAGAGCTCGCCCGGCAGAGCCCGCCGACGCGACCGGTCCCGGCGGCGCCGAGGCCGGGGAGCTGTCGTCACGACGACCACTGCGGGAAGGGCCAGTACTGCGACGAGGGGCGCTGCGCGGCCATCGAGCACCCGGTCAACATCCTCTACCTCTACTACCGCTCGGGGAACCGCCGCTTCGAGCAGCTTCTCGGCTTCTACTGGCACCAGAAGGGGGCCGACGGCTTCCGCGTGGTCTTCCCCCTCTACTGGAGCTTTTTCACCCCCGAGCGCACCACGCGCGTCGTCTTCCCCCTCTACTACGAGGTCTCCTGGCCGAAGGAGAACATCGTCACGGTGGTGGTCCCGCCGGTGCAGGTCCGCCGCACCCCCGACGAGAAGAACTTCCGCATCTGGCCCATCTTCTTCTGGACCAACTACGGCGCTCGCGGCGCGGGCCTCACCATCTGGCCACTCTTCCACTACTCGCGGGTGGCCGAGAAGCGCACCGCGATCCTGCCGCCGCTCCTCTCCGGCTACCAGACCGACCCGAGCCGGGACCTCTGGCGCGCGCTCTTTCTCGGCCTGGTCTATTACCGTCGCGAAGGGGCCGGACGCAGCCACGCCGTGCTCCCCTTCTTCTATCGCCGCCGGGACGGGGAGCGGAGCTTCACCTGGAGCGTCCCGTTCAACTTCTACTGGCGCCGCGGAGCCCGCGGCGGCGCGATCTCGTTCCCGCTCTTCTGGCAGGTGCGCAGCCCGGAGCGCAGCCTCACCGTGGCGGGGCCGTTTTTCCACCGGCGGCGGGGGTCGGTTCGCTACGGGGCGCTCTTGCCGCTCGCCTACTACCACGTCGGGCCGACGACGCGCACGACCGTCGCCTTCCCGCTCTTCATCCACCGCAGCCGCGAGGGGGGCCGGCGGTCGCAGGTCATCTCGCCGCTCTTCTGGTCCGAGCGCGACGACGAGGCCCGCGTGCGGCAGTGGGGGCTCCTCGTGCCGCCGTACTTCCACCGCCGAGACAGCGACCGGGAGGTGAACTGGCTCTTCCCGCTCGTGCTGCGCTGGCACACCAAGGCCGATCGCGTCACCACCTGGGTCATCCCGCCGCTCATCCTGCGCGGTGACCCGGAAGGCGCGTCCCAGGTCTTCTTCCCGCTCTTCTGGCGCTTCGCGGAGCGCCAGCGGGGCGCGGTCGCGACGACCAGCGTCTTCTTCCCGCTCTGGTACCGCCGCAAGAACCTCGACGGCAGTCACTTCAACCTGCTCTTTCCGTTCTTCTACAAGCGGCGGCCGGACGGATTCAGCACGGGGCTCTTTCCGCTCCTTTTCGCGGGCGGGGGCGGCGGACGCCGTCACGCGGTGGTCTTTCCGGTCTTCTGGCACGTGAAGAACGCGCGCGCGTCGACCACAGTGCTCGGCCCGGCGTACTATCGCTCGCACGCCGCCGGGGGGTACGCGACAGGACTCCTCCCCCTGCTCTACGCGGGGAGCCGCGAGGGACGGAGCTACCAGGTGCTCTTCCCGCTCTTCTGGCACCTGAAGTCGCGCCCCGAGGGGTACGACACGACGGTCCTCGGCCCCTTCTTCTATGGAAGCAGTCGAAAGGGGCGCGTGGTGGGGCTATTGCCGCTCTTCGCCGCCGGGAGCTGGAAGGGCACGCGCTTCGCGACGGTCCTGCCACCGGTCTTCTACCAC is a window of Deltaproteobacteria bacterium DNA encoding:
- a CDS encoding hybrid sensor histidine kinase/response regulator; protein product: MGLRLGQRSDWAPPPGAGSEAPKVPAAPRSPGFRLPAAAGLASALLGAVVLLGWALELPRLKSILPGAVTMKPNTALGFLLAGLALTLLSGAPARWARRTAQVLACLLLALGLLTILEYAAGLDLRIDQALFRDESHPAHTLVAGRMSPATAVSFALLGASLLLASQARLALLTELFALFPGLLGLVAFHGYVYGVPNLHGEGLITYVAIHTATGLLFLAVGTLLVLPHGHVRRHFSEQSLAGTLARWSLPAAVLVPALLGWAKLLVEGLGLVSPRTGTALLISTQVALMLWLVWRTVRLAARLEGQLRVAGRMAAVGTFASGVAHEINNPLTYVIGNVSLAAERMPELVVQLESAIGTCDAIHDCPAIQKSRPVCRAVADSLRETEVSLQEAQQGAERVRQIVRDLRTFSRAEDPGAQIPAAVTPALQAAVNLCRNELRHHARVVEEYEPSPLVLGNPSRMGQIFVNLLSNAAQAIPEGHAEANEVRVRCATDDEGFAVVEISDTGGGIHPEHLPRIFDPFSTTKPVGQGTGLGLSICRSLVEELHGTVDVQSSPGHGTRFRVRLPPASPAKAGELGGPATGARRPDPVAPPAVRKRILIVDDDAMVAGTLRRVLGQEYELTLCAGGKEALTLLASDARFDLVLCDLMMPETSGAQVYDAVATRHPELLRRFAFITGGAFSGAARQALERAPVPCFEKPFQVDALRERVRQLLS
- a CDS encoding carbon-nitrogen hydrolase family protein, which codes for MRRSLTAAVVQLCSRQEVTENLRRCEALVAQAAARGAELVVLPENFAYIGQLSTKLKLAEPLDAERPGPILGAMRALAQREKVHLLLGGTPTSTDDPARFRNTAILLSPEGKLLAAYHKLHLFDVNIPDGAVFRESEHVAPGEELATTEVLGATLGLSICYDLRFPELYRELVRRGATVVCVPAAFTLHTGKDHWLPLLRARAIENQVYVLAAGQYGRHTESRASYGKSCIIDPWGAVVAQASDAEGIAVAELDLDYLAKVRRELPCLGHRRL
- a CDS encoding DUF721 domain-containing protein: MRPWRHRRSEKERYRPRRGPERAGALLARWVKDQHLDHELEQHELLARWPELVGERVASRTEPGSVRDGQLTVTVSSSAWLNELSFLKTELATRINATLGRTLVKGIRLVVGKVRPPAPPRQPAAVREPPAPPTPEEARAVDEAVAPVADPVLRQALAAARLADLRRGRPKGEG